One part of the Mya arenaria isolate MELC-2E11 chromosome 3, ASM2691426v1 genome encodes these proteins:
- the LOC128226297 gene encoding b(0,+)-type amino acid transporter 1-like encodes MENKAGFHQANAPVKSGFYSSKTTESDAKTTIEVEVVNPQQHIGLFGAVTFGVGSMIGSGIFISPKGALDHTGSPGASLLVWVLCGILSMCMGLVYAELGTLIPRSGGDFTYIRKAFGQWPSFLAVWVVPLFSQATSSSVLALVFADYFLPLIIPSCSANGVIRKLIASIHILSIGVSNVFSPRLGVFIQIASTIAKTAALILIAITGIVALGKGSTDNLSSPFQDTTSDVTSYSLAIYACLFAYSGYVRIGEIAEEIKEPKKNIPRAIIISIIVVTSFYILVNISYFVFLPKTEFLGSSAVAYSWALKALPSVAIFVPIGVMISVYGANNGGCFGAARVMFAAARAGLYPEVLSNLHTEKSTPIISLLLYHGFALAMLVPGEVGSLINFTSFLTSFILLLSSLSLLRLKYLLRDTKRDTFYVPFVLPIFTSLVNIFLIVAPFISSPRIEFVYGAVFAFGGYILYIPFVHFGLKLPGTDKVTMGLQLLCNVCPTEKID; translated from the exons ATGGAGAACAAAGCTGGATTTCATCAGGCAAATGCTCCAGTAAAAAGCGGGTTTTATAGCTCCAAAACCACAGAAAGTGACGCCAAGACTACGATAGAGGTGGAGGTAGTGAACCCACAACAGCACATTGGACTGTTCGGGGCCGTCACTTTCGGGGTCGGCAGCATGATCGGATCTGGGATCTTCATATCGCCCAAAGGAGCCCTTGACCACACAGGATCTCCGG GTGCGAGTCTGCTTGTTTGGGTGCTCTGCGGAATACTGTCGATGTGTATGGGCCTGGTGTATGCCGAGCTCGGCACATTGATTCCTCGATCTGGTGGAGACTTCACATATATCCGGAAAGCCTTCGGTCAGTGGCCTTCATTCCTAGCCGTTTGGGTGGTGCCACTTTTCTCACAGGCGACATCATCATCAGTTCTGGCACTCGTGTTTGCGGACTATTTTCTACCACTTATCATTCCATCTTGCTCAGCGAATGGGGTGATAAGAAAACTGATTGCATCGATCCATATTTTGTCAATTGGAGTTTCAAACGTTTTTAGCCCGCGGCTTGgtgttttcattcaaattgcAAGCACCATAGCAAAAACCGCGGCATTAATTTTAATCGCAATTACCGGAATTGTGGCTTTAGGCAAAGGATCAACGGACAATCTTTCTTCTCCGTTTCAAGATACAACATCCGACGTAACGTCGTACTCACTTGCTATTTACGCATGTTTATTTGCCTACTCGGGATACGTTCGAATTGGAGAAATCGCTGAAGAAATTAAAGAACCGAAGAAGAATATTCCAAGGGCAATCATAATATCTATAATAGTAGTAACTTCATTCTACATTTTGGTCAATATTTCCTACTTTGTTTTTCTCCCTAAAACAGAATTCCTTGGCTCATCAGCAGTGGCCTATTCATGGGCGTTAAAAGCTCTTCCGTCTGTAGCAATATTCGTTCCTATTGGCGTGATGATATCAGTTTATGGAGCAAATAACGGAGGCTGTTTCGGCGCTGCACGGGTGATGTTTGCCGCTGCACGGGCCGGACTTTATCCGGAGGTTTTATCAAATCTACATACGGAAAAGTCAACACCAATAATTTCTTTGCTTCTATATCACGGATTTGCTCTAGCAATGCTTGTACCGGGAGAAGTTGGGTCCCTGATAAATTTTACTAGTTTTTTGACATCTTTCATTCTTTTGCTGTCTTCGCTGTCACTTTTACGACTTAAATACTTGCTGAGAGATACAAAACGTGACACGTTTTATGTACCTTTCGTCCTTCCTATATTTACCAGCTtagttaatatatttcttattgtgGCTCCTTTCATCTCATCTCCACGTATTGAGTTTGTCTACGGGGCAGTATTTGCATTCGGAGGTTACATATTGTACATTCCTTTTGTCCATTTCGGACTCAAGCTACCAGGGACAGATAAAGTGACAATGGGTCTACAACTTTTATGTAATGTATGCCCAACTGAAAAGATTGATTGA